A genomic region of Miscanthus floridulus cultivar M001 chromosome 3, ASM1932011v1, whole genome shotgun sequence contains the following coding sequences:
- the LOC136545246 gene encoding carboxylesterase 15-like codes for MHVNKGTSTMPAVSVAAGCCPASTPANEVVEDIFGLVRILSDGTVVRSPVGPVFCPTTFPENHPSVEWKEDVYDKAKNLVVRMYKPSPAGGKVPVLVHFHGGGFCIGSPSWANVHAFCLRLAADTGAVVLSAGYRLAPEHRLPAAVDDGAAFMRWLRAQSSASAKAAEADADAWLTEAADFGRVFVTGDSAGATIAHHLAVRAGVAVAADDAGEAGEQDQDQVTIRGYVLLLPFFGGVERTASEQAECPAGAGAGSLLSLDVLDRFWRVSLPAGATRDHPVANPFGPDSPDLGSVDFRPVLVVVAGLDLLRDRAVDYAERLAAMGKPVALAEFAGAAHGFFLHEPGSEATCELIRAVGRFVDSCVISASEAAA; via the coding sequence ATGCACGTTAACAAGGGCACGTCAACCATGCCGGCCGTCTCGGTTGCCGCCGGCTGCTGTCCCGCCTCTACGCCGGCGAACGAAGTCGTCGAGGACATCTTCGGCCTTGTGCGCATCCTCAGCGATGGCACCGTGGTCCGGTCGCCGGTCGGCCCGGTGTTCTGCCCGACCACCTTCCCTGAGAACCACCCTTCCGTGGAATGGAAGGAGGACGTCTACGACAAAGCAAAGAACCTCGTGGTCCGCATGTACAAGCCGTCGCCGGCCGGCGGGAAGGTGCCGGTGCTCGTCCACTTCCACGGCGGCGGGTTCTGCATCGGGTCGCCCTCGTGGGCCAACGTGCACGCGTTCTGCCTCCGCCTCGCCGCCGACACTGGCGCCGTCGTGCTGTCCGCGGGGTACCGCCTCGCCCCCGAGCACCGCCTGCCCGCGGCCGTCGACGACGGGGCCGCCTTCATGCGCTGGCTCCGTGCGCAGTCGTCCGCGTCCGCGAAAGCCGCCGAGGCCGACGCCGATGCCTGGCTCACCGAGGCCGCCGACTTCGGCCGCGTGTTCGTCACCGGCGACTCGGCGGGAGCAACCATAGCGCACCACCTCGCCGTGCGCGccggggtggcggtggcggccgaCGACGCTGGTGAAGCCGGCGAGCAGGACCAGGACCAGGTGACGATCCGTGGCTACGTCCTTTTGCTGCCGTTCTTCGGCGGCGTGGAGCGCACGGCATCAGAGCAGGCGGAGTgccccgccggcgccggcgccgggtcGCTACTGAGCCTGGACGTGCTCGACCGGTTCTGGCGGGTGTCGCTGCCGGCGGGCGCCACCAGGGACCACCCCGTGGCGAACCCGTTCGGGCCGGACAGCCCCGACCTGGGCTCGGTGGACTTCCGCCCGGTCCTCGTGGTGGTCGCCGGCCTCGACCTGCTGCGCGACCGCGCCGTCGACTACGCCGAGCGGTTGGCCGCCATGGGCAAACCCGTGGCGCTCGCCGAGTTCGCCGGCGCGGCCCATGGCTTCTTCCTGCACGAGCCGGGCTCCGAGGCGACTTGCGAGCTGATACGGGCCGTGGGCCGGTTCGTCGACAGCTGCGTTATTTCAGCGTCCGAGGCTGCTGCTTGA